The nucleotide window ATCGACCTGCCTGAGTACGTCAGCATTCAGGTGCACGAGAGTCGCGGGAACGACCTCCACCTCGCGCTGCCCCCGAGCGCCGATGCCGAACTGGAATTGGACGAGGAGGCGCTGGAGGCGGTCGCAGCCGGGCTTTGCTGCTGCGGCTGATCTTCGATCAGCGGTAACACTCCGCAGGCACCGCCAGCCGCCGGCGCTGGCGGTGCCTGCTCGCCTTTGTGGCTCCTCGCCTTCCGTCGCCCGTGACGTCCCTC belongs to Candidatus Palauibacter australiensis and includes:
- a CDS encoding NHLP leader peptide family RiPP precursor; amino-acid sequence: MNTMVQAAIQTSNEMQRHLVAKATDDSEFRAQLVANPNAAIKQEFGIDLPEYVSIQVHESRGNDLHLALPPSADAELELDEEALEAVAAGLCCCG